Proteins encoded in a region of the Drosophila teissieri strain GT53w chromosome 4, Prin_Dtei_1.1, whole genome shotgun sequence genome:
- the LOC122622915 gene encoding plexin-A2 isoform X1, which yields MNFVLSVLLIAILKDKYEHWLPSRAGCQTLAANIWSDKTTVQNEPINFTNANAPIKNDKNLNSTITNVATFDTTLNHLLVDTITGRVFVGGVNRLYQLSPDLELSETVKTGPQNDSVECSILDCPLNAVRSPTDNYNKVLLIDRATSRLIACGSLFQGTCTVRNLQNVSIIEHEVPDAVVANDANSSTVAFIAPGPPQHPVTNVMYVGVTYTNNSPYRSEIPAVASRSLEKTKMFQIASSAVTTGTRTFINSYARETYFVNYVYGFSSERFSYFLTTQLKHSHHSSPKEYITKLVRICQEDSNYYSYTEIPVECISDVQGGTKFNLVQAGYLGKPSSDLAQSLGISIQDDVLFAVFSKGDGNTPTNNSALCIYSLKSIRRKFMQNIKSCFNGNGMRGLDFISPSMPCVLTKLQTIGEDFCGLDVNSPLGGENPITSVPVAMFNTKLTSVAATSTSGYTVVFAGTSDGFLKKVVIESSSVANEYASFSVDLGSEINRDMQFDNQNLYMYVMSKTKVSKVKVFDCSDYKTCGDCLGARDPYCGWCSLENKCSPRSNCQDDANDPLYWVSYKTGKCTIITSVVPHQLQRTTARTLELIIDHLPQLKENLICAFTTEDKALFTNATKKRNGVNCTTPRTDMLPQIEQGKHHFTAKLSVRTRNGPDLVSTDFTFFDCSTHSSCTRCVSSEFPCDWCVEAHRCTHDTAENCRNDILVTGVSRIGPSYRSGPGFCPTINATGDGSEVLVAGGTSKSIKVKVHIIGQFIVQTRFVCQFNIEGRVTSLNAQLLGDTIYCDSMEFQYTSRSPNLTATFAVIWGGSKPLDNPHNIHVVIYRCREMADSCGICLALAEKYNCGWCSSTNTCEVEEQCNKNKEGKTDWLNRSEICPNPEIHTFEPKTGPWEGGTNITIRGINLGKNYNDIYSGVRIAGINCMPFPQFYIDTKQIVCTVDSPGEQMYRNGKIVVQIGDYRGESKEDYEFVDPKILDFNPKFGPTSGGTEIHITGKHLNAGSRIQASINDHLSCKILSTDSSQAICRTSPSPGIIEGRLKMSFDNGPREFNDYNFKYVLDPTIEHVSSGPSGQIKVPKGIPAGGIRISVTGTQFQSIQTPNIYVVYNGEMYVSPCRVQSDTEMECASPVVDVDSNIIEAERPILLEYGFLMDNVLRVQNLSKIHNNHFELYPNPEYFIFEERVKYFKSEYLTINGRNLDRACKESDVEVKIGNGFCNITSLSRQQLTCRPPSEATATKSINGPEVIVRIGASLEYRIGILSYESSNIILDWGENVIFAVIATIVILLLIFVALLVAYKKKSSESNRVLRNMQEQMDILELRVAAECKEAFAELQTEMTDLTGDLTSGGIPFLDYRSYAMKILFPNHEDHIVLQWERPELLRKEKGLRIFGQLIMNKTFLLLFIRTLESNRYFSMRERVNVASLIMVTLQSKLEYCTDILKTLLGDLIEKCIEGKSHPKLLLRRTESVAEKMLSAWFTFLLYKFLKECAGEPLYMLFRAVKGQVDKGPVDACTHEARYSLSEEKLIRQSIDFRPMNVYASIIQQPIFCNNLDMLPSHTENVSVKVLDCDTIGQVKEKCLETIYRNIPSSQRPRKDDLDLEWRTGATGRVILYDEDVTSKTESEWKKLNTLQHYNVPDGAGLSLVPKQSSIYNFSILSDKNEKSHKYETLNISKYTSSSPTFSRAGSPLNNDMHENGLRYWHLVKHHDSDMQKEGERVNKLVSEIYLTRLLATKGTLQKFVDDLFETIFSTAHRGSALPLAIKYMFDFLDDQAQLHGITDPEVVHTWKSNSLPLRFWVNLIKNPNFVFDIHKSNIVDSCLSVVAQTFMDSCSTSDHRLGKDSPSSKLLYAKDIPEYRKWVDRYYRDIRDMSPISDQDMNAMLAEESRLHTTEFNTNCALHELYTYAVKYNEQLTVTLEEDEFSQKQRLAFKLEQVHNIMSAE from the exons ATGAATTTTGTTCTTAGTGTGTTGTTAATAGCAATTCTTAAAGATAAATATGAACACTGGCTGCCATCAAGGGCAGGTTGTCAAACCCTGGCAGCAAATATATGGTCTGACAAAACGACTGTGCAAAATGAGCCCATCAATTTTACTAATGCAAATGCGCCGATAAAAAATGATAAGAATCTAAATTCTACCATTACAAACGTAGCTACGTTTGACACTACATTGAATCACCTGTTAGTGGACACCATTACTGGACGAGTCTTTGTTGGTGGTGTTAACAGGTTGTATCAATTGTCGCCTGATTTGGAGCTTTCCGAAACTGTAAAAACGGGGCCTCAAAATGATTCCGTTGAGTGTAGCATCCTTGATTGTCCATTAAATGCCGTTCGCAGTCCAACGGACAATTATAATAAGGTCTTGCTCATTGATCGTGCAACTTCTAGACTTATTGCATGCGGATCACTATTCCAGGGTACATGCACAGTTCGTAATCTTCAAAATGTCAGCATAATTGAGCATGAAGTTCCTGATGCTGTTGTGGCAAATGATGCCAACTCCTCAACCGTAGCATTTATAGCGCCGGGACCTCCCCAACACCCGGTGACAAATGTGATGTACGTCGGAGTTACTTACACAAATAATTCACCGTACCGAAGTGAAATACCAGCAGTTGCATCGCGCTCCCTTGAAAAGACGAAAATGTTTCAGATTGCTTCTTCGGCAGTTACAACTGGAACGAGaacttttataaattcataCGCACGTGAAACATATTTTGTAAACTATGTTTATGGATTCAGTTCTGAGCGATTTTCTTACTTTCTGACAACACAATTAAAGCACAGTCACCACTCTTCTCCTAAAGAGTACATAACGAAACTCGTACGAATATGTCAGGAAGACTCAAACTATTATTCTTATACTGAAATACCAGTCGAATGTATAAGTGATGTTCAAGGCGGTACTAAATTCAACTTGGTTCAGGCTGGATATTTAGGAAAACCTAGCTCAGACCTGGCTCAAAGCCTAGGTATATCTATTCAGGATGATGTCCTCTTTGCTGTTTTTTCAAAAGGAGATGGGAACACACCAACGAACAATTCTGCACTTTGCATTTACTCATTAAAATCTATTCGTcgtaaatttatgcaaaacataaaatcCTGTTTTAACGGGAATGGGATGAGAGGCCTGGACTTTATATCTCCCAGCATGCCATGTGTGCTTACG AAACTACAAACCATTGGAGAGGACTTTTGTGGACTAGATGTCAACTCACCTTTAGGAGGAGAAAATCCGATTACTTCAGTACCGGTGGCCATGTTTAACACCAAGCTAACTTCAGTTGCTGCTACGAGTACAAGCGGTTATACCGTTGTCTTCGCAGGGACCAGCGATGGATTCCTCAAGAAAGTTGTAATCGAGTCTTCATCTGTTGCCAACGAGTATGCCAGTTTTTCTGTGGACTTAGGGTCCGAAATTAATCGGGATATGCAGTTTGACAACCAAAACCTTTATATGTATGTCATGTCCAAAACAAAAGTATCAAAGGTTAAAGTATTTGATTGCTCTGATTACAAGACATGTGGAGATTGCTTGGGTGCTAGAGATCCATATTGTGGCTGGTGCTCCTTGGAAAACAAATGTAGCCCACGTTCCAATTGTCAGGACGACGCTAATGATCCTCTGTATTGGGTCAGCTATAAAACAGGAAAGTGCACAATAATAACAAGTGTTGTGCCACACCAGCTACAACGTACTACAGCTCGAACCTTAGAGCTCATCATAGATCATTTGCCTCAGCTAAAAGAGAATTTAATTTGTGCTTTTACTACAGAGGATAAAGCCCTTTTCActaatgcaacaaaaaaacgaaatgggGTAAACTGCACGACACCGCGAACGGATATGCTACCACAAATTGAACAGGGAAAACATCACTTTACTGCCAAACTATCTGTGCGGACTAGAAATGGACCAGACTTAGTGTCCACGGACTTTACTTTCTTTGATTGCAGTACACACTCTTCATGTACACGTTGTGTGTCCTCGGAGTTTCCATGTGATTGGTGTGTTGAAGCTCACAGATGCACACACGACACAGCTGAAAATTGTCGCAACGATATTTTAGTAACAGGCGTTAGCCGTATAGGTCCTAGTTACAGATCAGGTCCTGGATTTTGTCCAACGATCAACGCTACCGGAGATGGAAGTGAAGTACTTGTCGCTGGTGGTACAAGCAAATCTATTAAAGTAAAAGTTCATATTATTGGCCAATTTATAGTTCAAACGAGATTCGTATGTCAATTTAATATTGAGGGACGTGTAACGAGTTTAAACGCTCAGTTGTTAGGTGACACCATTTACTGCGATAGCATGGAATTTCAGTACACTTCTAGATCGCCAAATTTGACAGCAACTTTTGCTGTTATATGGGGTGGATCCAAGCCACTTGACAATCCTCATAATATACATG TTGTAATATATCGATGTCGAGAAATGGCCGACAGCTGTGGAATATGTTTGGCCCTAGCTGAAAAGTATAATTGCGGATGGTGTTCGTCTACTAATACATGCGAAGTTGAAGAACAatgtaacaaaaacaaagagggGAAAACAGATTGGCTAAATCGAAGCGAAATTTGCCCAAACCCTGAAATTCATACATTCGAACCAAAAACAGGTCCCTGGGAAGGAGGAACAAATATAACAATACGAGGAATTAATTTAGGCAAAAACTATAATGATATTTATTCAGGAGTTCGAATTGCTGGTATAAATTGTATGCCATTTCCTCAATTTTATATTGACACAAAGCAAATAGTATGTACTGTGGATAGTCCTGGGGAACAGATGTATAGAAATGGCAAAATAGTTGTACAAATAGGGGACTATCGTGGTGAGTCTAAAGAGGACTACGAGTTCGTTGACCCGAAAATTTTGGATTTTAATCCAAAGTTTGGTCCAACTTCAGGTGGAACTGAAATACATATAACTGGAAAGCACTTAAATGCCGGCTCTCGCATACAGGCATCCATAAACGATCACTTATCTTGTAAAATACTGAGCACAGATTCATCTCAAGCAATATGTCGCACATCTCCTTCCCCTGGTATCATTGAAGGAAGACTCAAAATGTCTTTTGATAATGGGCCCCGTGAGTTTAAtgattacaattttaaatatgttttggaTCCTACAATTGAACACGTTAGTTCTGGACCAAGTGGGCAAATAAAAGTACCAAAGGGAATACCAGCAGGCGGCATTCGAATTTCTGTAACTGGTACCCAATTTCAAAGTATACAAACTCCTAACATTTATGTGGTGTACAATGGAGAGATGTATGTAAGCCCATGTCGGGTCCAATCAGATACGGAAATGGAATGTGCATCTCCAGTTGTTGATGTGGACAGCAATATTATTGAAGCGGAAAGGCCAATTCTTCTTGAATATGGGTTCCTAATGGACAATGTATTGCGTGTTCAAAATTTATCTAAGATTCATAACAACCATTTTGAGCTTTATCCAAATCCGGAGTACTTCATATTCGAAGAAAGAGTTAAGTACTTTAAGAGTGAATACCTAACCATTAATGGTCGAAATTTGGATCGCGCTTGCAAAGAAAGTGATGTAGAAGTAAAAATAGGAAATGGATTTTGCAATATTACATCGCTTTCAAGACAACAGCTAACATGTAGGCCCCCTTCTGAAGCAACCGCAACAAAAAGCATCAATGGTCCTGAAGTTATTGTTCGCATTGGAGCTTCGCTAGAGTATCGTATAGGTATACTTAGCTACGAATCGTCTAACATCATTTTGGATTGGGgagaaaatgtaattttcgcTGTAATAGCCACAATTGTAATCTTACTGCTAATTTTTGTCGCTTTGCTTGTTgcatataaaaagaaaagttcGGAATCAAACAGAGTTCTTCGAAACATGCAAGAGCAGATGGACATACTGGAGTTACGCGTCGCAGCTGAATGTAAAGAGGCGTTTGCCGAACTTCAAACCGAGATGACCGATCTTACAGGCGATCTTACATCTGGAGGTATTCCATTTTTAGATTATCGGTCATATGCAATGAAGATTCTTTTTCCCAATCATGAAGATCACATTGTACTGCAATGGGAACGTCCTGAACTTCTTCGGAAAGAAAAGGGCTTGCGCATTTTTGGACAACTTATCATGAATAAAACCTTTCTGCTACTTTTTATTCGAACCTTAGAGTCAAACCGATATTTCTCAATGCGAGAACGAGTTAATGTGGCCTCCTTAATAATGGTAACTCTGCAATCCAAATTAGAATATTGTACagatatattaaaaactttattgGGAGACTTGATTGAAAAATGTATAGAAGGAAAGAGTCATCCAAAGCTCTTACTACGACGAACTGAAAGTGTGGcagaaaaaatgttaagtGCTTGGTTTACTTTCCTTCTTTACAAGTTTTTAAAGGAATGTGCTGGCGAGCCTTTATATATGCTTTTCCGAGCTGTAAAGGGACAAGTAGACAAGGGTCCTGTAGATGCTTGCACACATGAGGCAAGATACTCCCTAAGTGAAGAAAAACTTATTCGACAGTCTATTGATTTCCGACCAATGAACGTTTACGCAAGTATTATACAGCAGCCAATATTTTGCAACAACTTGGACATGTTACCTTCTCACACCGAAAACGTATCGGTTAAGGTATTGGATTGCGATACAATTGGAcaagtaaaagaaaaatgtttggaaacaatTTATAGAAACATTCCATCAAGCCAAAGACCTCGCAAGGATGACTTAGATTTAG aatGGAGAACAGGAGCTACTGGGCGAGTAATTCTGTACGATGAGGACGTAACATCAAAAACAGAGAGCGAATGGAAAAAACTAAACACTTTGCAGCATTATAATGTTCCAGATGGAGCTGGGCTGAGCTTAGTACCAAAGCAAAGTTCGATTTATAACTTTAGTATTTTGTCggacaaaaatgaaaaatcgcACAA GTATGAAACTCTTAATATATCGAAATACACCTCCTCCTCTCCGACATTTAGCCGCGCCGGAAGTCCTCTTAACAATGATATGCATGAAAATGGTCTGAGATACTGGCATCTAGTGAAACACCATGATAGTGATATGCAAAAAGAAGGGGAACGGGTTAACAAATTGGTGTCAGAGATTTACTTAACCAGGCTATTGGCTACTAAAGGAACACTTCAGAAATTTGTAGATGATCTctttgaaacaatatttaGCACCGCTCATCGTGGATCGGCACTGCCATTAGCTATAAAGTACATGTTTGATTTTCTTGACGATCAAGCTCAGTTGCATGGAATAACTGATCCAGAAGTTGTGCACACTTGGAAAAGTAACAGCTTACCATTGCG gTTTTGGGtgaacttaattaaaaatcctaattttgtttttgacaTCCATAAGTCAAACATAGTGGACTCCTGTCTGTCAGTAGTAGCTCAAACATTTATGGACTCTTGTTCAACTTCTGATCATCGATTGG GTAAAGACTCACCAAGTTCGAAACTTCTTTATGCAAAAGATATACCAGAGTATCGAAAATGGGTAGATCGCTATTATAGAGACATTCGGGATATGTCCCCCATTTCAGATCAGGACATGAACGCCATGCTTGCAGAAGAGTCAAGG ttgcACACAACagaatttaatacaaattgtgCTTTACATGAGCTATACACATATGCTGTGAAGTACAATGAACAGCTAACCGTTACCCTAGAAGAAGATGAATTTTCGCAAAAGCAGCGATTGGCCTTTAAATTGGAGCAAGTTCACAACATAATGTCGGCAGAATAA